One window of the Oncorhynchus gorbuscha isolate QuinsamMale2020 ecotype Even-year linkage group LG17, OgorEven_v1.0, whole genome shotgun sequence genome contains the following:
- the LOC124001151 gene encoding prostaglandin E2 receptor EP2 subtype-like has product MANDTEKDPCHSNLHIDNGNPRISAIMFSAGVIGNLAALILLEIRRRKDKSRQRLSLFHVLVTTLVVTDLMGTCLVSPFVLAAYSFNTTIISMIDSNPPAMCEYFGFCMTFFSLATLSVLFAMALERCLSIGCPYFYGRHVTKRCGYITIPFIYLVCGVFCLMPFLGFGDYVQYCPGTWCFIDMNPLMPEDRVYPVLYATVMLILVLAIAACNGFVVFHLVLMYRRRKLNGGSVTTRSKKDRRVLSMAEEVEHLIVLVFMTVIFVICSLPLVIRVYINSTGQRKESHKMDLIALLFLSTNSIVDPWVFIFLSPSVLRFFWGALCKTPLLRSRESFFKSSLGKQTHAQLELCHPSAVSEFTHSPMSTHMV; this is encoded by the exons ATGGCAAACGACACCGAGAAGGACCCATGCCACAGCAACCTGCACATCGACAATGGGAACCCGCGCATAAGTGCAATAATGTTCTCTGCCGGAGTGATAGGGAACTTGGCCGCTTTGATCCTTCTGGAGATCCGTCGCAGGAAGGACAAGAGCCGGCAGCGACTGTCGCTCTTCCACGTCCTGGTCACCACGCTGGTTGTCACTGACTTGATGGGCACCTGTCTGGTCAGTCCTTTCGTCCTGGCAGCCTACTCCTTTAACACCACCATTATTTCTATGATTGACAGTAACCCTCCCGCAATGTGTGAGTATTTTGGATTCTGTATGACTTTTTTCAGCTTGGCCACGTTATCTGTCCTCTTCGCAATGGCACTTGAGCGATGCCTTTCCATTGGGTGTCCATACTTCTACGGGCGGCATGTCACCAAACGTTGTGGATACATCACCATTCCATTCATCTATTTAGTTTGCGGGGTGTTTTGCCTCATGCCCTTTTTGGGTTTTGGGGACTACGTGCAGTATTGCCCGGGGACGTGGTGCTTCATTGACATGAATCCGTTAATGCCGGAAGACCGAGTTTATCCAGTCCTTTACGCAACCGTTATGCTCATCCTAGTCCTCGCTATAGCGGCTTGTAACGGCTTTGTCGTATTCCACCTGGTTTTGATGTACCGGAGGCGCAAACTAAACGGGGGATCCGTGACAACTCGGAGTAAGAAGGACCGGAGAGTCCTCTCCATGGCCGAAGAGGTCGAACATCTTATAGTACTGGTGTTCATGACGGTGATATTCGTGATTTGCTCCCTTCCTCTGGTG ATCCGTGTTTATATCAACTCCACGGGGCAGAGGAAGGAGAGCCACAAGATGGACCTCATcgccctcctctttctctcaacCAACTCCATCGTGGACCCCTGGGTGTTCATCTTCCTCAGCCCATCAGTGCTGCGCTTCTTCTGGGGAGCCCTGTGTAAGACGCCCCTCCTGCGGTCCAGGGAGTCTTTCTTCAAGTCCTCCCTGGGGAAGCAGACGCATGCCCAGCTGGAGCTGTGCCATCCCAGTGCTGTCTCCGAGTTCACCCACTCTCCGATGTCCACGCATATGGTTTGA